A window from Drosophila subobscura isolate 14011-0131.10 chromosome O, UCBerk_Dsub_1.0, whole genome shotgun sequence encodes these proteins:
- the LOC117897535 gene encoding uncharacterized protein LOC117897535, with protein MQSIVIIYLILISILLWLKLSPGSPESSSALGTTTPTAGTAVNRIPQDSPKERTENIPKSSTKVSKLLNVLKGSPARDNLIADSSTPASNVEETTFDCYSLYGDDCYLLPDSIGPRLSAKLLKILAKT; from the exons ATGCAATCGATT GTTATAATTTATCTGATTTTGATAAGCATCTTACTTTGGTTGAAGCTAAGTCCTGGAAGTCCTGAGAGTTCCAGTGCCCTGGGCACGACTACACCTACAGCCGGAACTGCAGTTAATAGGATACCACAGGATTCACCAAAggagagaacagagaacatCCCCAAATCATCCACAAAAGTCTCCAAGCTATTGAATGTTCTGAAAGGATCACCAGCCAGGGATAATCTCATTGCGGATTCTTCTACTCCCGCATCCAACGTCGAGGAAACAACCTTCGATTGTTATTCGCTTTACGGCGATGACTGTTACCTTTTACCAGACTCTATTGGACCCAGACTCAGTGCCAAGCTGTTGAAAATTCTAGCGAAGACCTAG
- the LOC117897515 gene encoding neprilysin-4: MSDCSMAWLFLGLLLFLLQKELCTSAASDATTSTGSSFQRIYQTEQTLRNAKGKEMRSYMNLSVDPCTDFYEYACGGWQAAAGPLLQLHQRTDVDLLRLLEETAHREDSGVARQAKEFYKSCLVAQAQQSQQQQQFLSELIQQNGGFPAVPGSNWEVHHHDYDWLKVLGELRRRYGLDILIGLRIGYNYENVHENSIYLSEPSTLIPRELCTQNRLDIRDMAYEPLERRVAAELKAWLAVSNDAAARLAADILSFEHELCGGMMQDFSDSPWDAEQQLYAGNYTRKTLANFSKVYELNLESYVTASYGKVIFKPVYMAAPKYYRQLQRTVAAHNSSQVANYIMYRALSAVTFPLEDRTHLRRNVCLGLIKQHLPTALGELYARQFASEDARKDLETLYGQLQDALKQSLSAEWLEEGSRRVAQRKLSDLKLHLPHYERPLNYKLQLERNNYWSNLRQLLGAVQEQQMGRLFEEELPAPSDPVEAYEARVRYRPVQRHIDIGLGLLQAPFYDPHYGQSLRYATLGVAVARQMAMAFDDPHWSVDLLERDHWDGLTAWRYHDRSECFSRQVEEYLHANASATRQLIADSAALNVAFRAYLTWLGFKEPNNDFNLLSKETLPGLNYSNTALFFVAYAQQHCSREESHRWSSSWAKELPSYSAQQNHTWPRLQVNGPLRNLEDFAKEFHCPMGSAMNPATKCNIY; the protein is encoded by the coding sequence ATGTCGGACTGTTCCATGGCCTGGCTATTCCTTGGCcttctgctgttcctgctccaAAAGGAGCTCTGCACCTCCGCAGCGAGCGATGCCACCACCTCGACTGGCAGCAGCTTCCAGCGCATCTACCAAACCGAACAGACACTGCGTAATGCCAAGGGCAAGGAGATGCGCTCGTACATGAATCTCAGTGTCGATCCCTGTACGGATTTCTACGAGTATGCCTGCGGTGGCTGGCAAGCGGCAGCCGGccccctgctgcagctgcaccaaCGCACAGATGTGGACCTGCTACGCTTGCTGGAGGAGACTGCCCATCGGGAGGACAGCGGCGTGGCCAGGCAGGCCAAGGAGTTCTACAAGTCCTGCCTGGTGGCCCAGGcacagcagagccagcagcagcagcagttcctcAGCGAACTGATCCAACAGAATGGCGGCTTTCCCGCCGTTCCCGGATCCAATTGGGAGGTGCATCATCACGACTACGACTGGCTGAAGGTCTTGGGGGAGCTGAGGCGCCGCTACGGGCTAGACATACTGATTGGTCTAAGGATCGGCTACAACTATGAGAATGTCCATGAGAACAGCATCTATTTGAGCGAACCGAGCACCCTGATCCCCAGGGAACTGTGCACCCAGAATCGCCTCGATATACGCGACATGGCCTATGAGCCGCTGGAGCGGCGCGTGGCCGCTGAACTGAaggcctggctggctgtcagCAATGATGCAGCCGCCCGTTTGGCCGCGGATATTCTGAGCTTCGAGCACGAGCTATGCGGCGGCATGATGCAGGACTTTTCTGACTCCCCCTGGGATGCCGAACAACAGCTCTACGCTGGAAATTACACGCGCAAGACCCTTGCGAACTTCTCCAAAGTCTACGAACTGAATCTGGAGTCGTATGTGACGGCTAGTTATGGGAAAGTGATCTTCAAGCCAGTGTACATGGCCGCACCCAAGTACTACCGCCAGCTGCAGCGCACAGTGGCCGCTCACAATTCCAGCCAAGTGGCCAACTACATCATGTATCGGGCACTGTCCGCGGTGACCTTTCCCCTGGAGGATCGCACGCACTTGAGGCGCAACGTGTGCCTGGGACTCATCAAGCAGCACCTGCCCACGGCCCTGGGGGAGCTCTATGCCCGGCAGTTTGCCAGCGAGGATGCGCGCAAGGATCTGGAGACACTctatggccagctgcaggacGCTCTGAAGCAGAGCCTGAGCGCCGAGTGGCTGGAGGAGGGCAGCCGGCGTGTGGCACAGCGCAAGCTGTCGGACTTGAAGCTTCACTTGCCCCACTACGAGCGGCCATTGAACtacaagctgcagctggagcggaACAACTACTGGTCGAATCTtcgccagctgctgggcgcTGTGCAGGAACAGCAAATGGGTCGCCTCTTCGAGGAGGAGCTCCCCGCGCCCAGTGACCCCGTGGAGGCGTATGAGGCACGAGTGCGGTACCGCCCCGTCCAGCGGCACATCGACATAGGGTTGGGCCTGCTGCAGGCTCCCTTCTACGATCCGCACTACGGGCAGTCGCTGCGCTATGCGACgctgggcgtggctgtggcacgCCAGATGGCCATGGCCTTCGATGATCCACACTGGTCCGTGGACCTGCTGGAGCGGGACCATTGGGATGGTCTAACCGCCTGGAGATATCACGATCGGAGCGAGTGCTTCAGCCGCCAGGTGGAGGAGTATCTGCacgccaatgccagtgccacgCGGCAGCTGATCGCCGACAGTGCCGCCCTCAATGTGGCCTTTCGAGCCTACCTCACGTGGCTGGGCTTCAAGGAGCCGAACAACGATTTCAATCTGCTCTCCAAGGAGACCCTTCCAGGCCTTAACTACTCCAATACGGCGCTCTTCTTTGTGGCCTACGCCCAGCAGCACTGCAGCCGGGAGGAGAGTCATCGTTGGTCGTCTTCCTGGGCCAAAGAGCTGCCATCGTACAGTGCCCAGCAGAATCACACTTGGCCACGCCTGCAGGTCAATGGCCCCTTGCGGAATCTTGAGGATTTTGCCAAAGAATTCCATTGTCCCATGGGTTCGGCCATGAATCCGGCAACCAAGTGCAACATATACTAG
- the LOC117897517 gene encoding endothelin-converting enzyme-like 1 — MEYSGVKLLLLLLGAFSVAGAAVSHPFATNYTNDILRLAKAAHIKAYMGEDQSEACDNFYNFACGNWPRLHPARIHNKRTNYLEELQELYIRKSAEMLKSSPRSADSSADRILKNFFNSCCQQANDTRSALTAALLQATDFRGGWPEIRVPSWYQYEYDWLKVVATLKRQLGVDIFIGLDVIVDYKEEHMHRIKLGAPELPLGKRRLYLDRHHQGTRDLYQRSIQKKLKFYFPEQSKQWLKEVSSQVLSIEEQLAKGLPHNAALTLEQTTRQRTAADMKAAYGSYVDISRYLQLIFSDTLYVDIYETPEDYLSNLVDVIRGTPKLHLANYTIWRTLDTLDAARIPPTVQPDIWCIKLTQQHFPQQLESLFHRNYNNMQMINELQSTWTDIKRVFREDLQASERLHWLSQDTRQKAIAKLESLQLQFRSHDDLQLIRKLHGLQLDAKNFYPNLLSVLQWETQRKLAKLMQEPVLEDHQTHKLPHYELKSNKIQVPITFLQARFFWDPAYPNALKYGTLGVLLARQMLHGFDAVGRRYDSHGYQNNWWDATSETSYSRRAQCFQEQYAIFVQYREKPVQDKQLLRRIVADNGALDIAYRAYNKWLKNSAETTAIYQRERLPLLDHSNQQLFYLAYAQLYCSDYPETLERYEELPEQLRINAALSNSQQFTNAFSCASGSKLNARFKCTLY, encoded by the coding sequence ATGGAATACTCTGGAGTTaagctgttgctcttgctcctggGAGCCTTCTCTGTGGCTGGCGCTGCCGTGTCGCATCCTTTTGCCACCAACTACACCAATGACATCCTGCGGCTGGCCAAGGCGGCCCACATCAAGGCCTACATGGGCGAGGATCAGTCGGAGGCGTGCGATAACTTTTACAACTTTGCCTGCGGCAATTGGCCGCGTCTGCATCCGGCCAGGATCCACAATAAGCGCACCAACTacctggaggagctgcaggagctgtaCATCCGCAAGAGCGCCGAAATGTTGAAGAGTTCCCCGCGCAGCGCTGACAGCAGTGCGGATCGCATACTCAAGAACTTCTTCAACTCGTGCTGCCAGCAGGCGAACGACACAAGGTCCGCCCTGACGGCTGCCCTGCTGCAGGCCACGGACTTCCGCGGCGGCTGGCCAGAGATTCGTGTGCCCTCGTGGTACCAGTACGAGTACGACTGGCTCAAGGTGGTGGCCACGCTGAAGCGGCAGCTGGGCGTGGACATATTCATTGGCCTGGATGTGATTGTCGACTACAAGGAGGAGCATATGCATCGCATCAAGCTCGGCGCACCAGAGCTGCCGCTGGGCAAGCGTCGCCTCTACCTGGACAGGCACCATCAGGGCACGCGGGATCTCTACCAGCGTTCGATACAGAAAAAACTAAAGTTCTACTTCCCCGAACAGTCCAAGCAATGGCTGAAGGAGGTCTCCTCGCAGGTGCTCAGCATTgaggagcagctggccaaggGCTTGCCCCACAATGCGGCGCTCACACTGGAGCAGACCACACGCCAGCGCACGGCTGCCGATATGAAGGCTGCGTATGGCAGCTATGTGGACATCAGTCGCTACTTGCAGCTCATCTTCAGCGACACTTTGTACGTGGACATATACGAGACGCCCGAGGATTATCTGTCCAATCTGGTGGACGTCATACGCGGCACGCCCAAGCTGCATCTGGCCAACTACACCATCTGGCGCACCCTGGACACCCTGGATGCGGCAAGGATCCCTCCGACTGTGCAGCCCGATATCTGGTGCATCAAGCTCACGCAGCAACACTTcccgcagcagctggagagTCTGTTCCACAGGAACTACAACAACATGCAGATGATCAACGAACTGCAGTCCACATGGACGGACATCAAGCGCGTCTTTCGCGAGGATCTGCAGGCATCCGAGCGGCTGCACTGGCTCAGCCAGGACACCAGGCAGAAGGCCATTGCCAAGCTggagtcgctgcagctgcagtttcgCTCGCACGACGATCTCCAGCTGATCCGCAAGCTGCATGGCCTCCAGCTGGATGCCAAGAACTTTTACCCGAATCTCCTGTCCGTGCTGCAGTGGGAGACACAGCGCAAGCTGGCCAAACTCATGCAGGAGCCTGTGCTGGAGGATCATCAAACGCACAAGCTGCCGCACTACGAGCTGAAGAGCAACAAGATCCAGGTGCCCATCACCTTCCTGCAGGCACGCTTCTTCTGGGACCCGGCCTACCCGAATGCCCTGAAATATGGCACTCTGGGCGTGCTCCTCGCTCGCCAAATGCTGCACGGCTTCGATGCGGTGGGCAGGCGCTACGACAGTCACGGCTATCAGAACAATTGGTGGGATGCCACCTCCGAGACATCTTATTCCCGACGTGCCCAATGCTTCCAGGAGCAGTACGCCATCTTTGTGCAGTATCGGGAGAAGCCGGTGCAGGATAAGCAGCTCCTGCGTCGCATTGTGGCCGACAACGGGGCCCTGGACATTGCCTATCGGGCGTACAACAAGTGGCTGAAGAACTCGGCCGAAACCACGGCCATCTATCAGCGGGAGCGTCTTCCACTGCTGGATCACTCGAACCAGCAGCTCTTCTATCTGGCCTATGCGCAGCTCTACTGCTCTGACTATCCCGAGACCCTGGAGCGCTACGAGGAGCTGCCCGAACAGCTGCGCATCAATGCGGCTTTGTCCAACTCGCAGCAGTTCACCAATGCCTTCAGCTGTGCCAGCGGATCCAAGCTGAATGCTCGCTTCAAGTGTACCCTTTATTAA
- the LOC117897516 gene encoding neprilysin-4, translating into MGLEMQKYMNLSADPCVDFFEFACGHWGGYHKRQQRQGAAGAPLSTAQQVVEAKIVDQLQQLLTAPLPPQHHPNQFSGATTTNVRKVRSFYDSCVAVEANAGERRRFLMKILKDNGGLRNVPNTNWQHNRHWLQTLAELRRNYGLDILLGLEIDLNLQQMGGNSIYLGEPRLTIIPEEHCNAAATKGAHVRDQVYEQIQQQVADNLRDWLGMETGESARIAGDIIRFEFELCKHMREQQVQEDPALALANTNAYGARSRIGQDRLHRQKASGITLTDLTTEMGGFFDFKLYVEVILESLYTSNVYLRSPEYIKHLVRTARANNRYTIAGYIMYVALNELNQPPEEHPSRRARQCVQVMQRLFPQVLGEMYQRQVQRDDAKDDLQQVFSDLVKAFEQQLRVEWLDENDRRAARLRLAQYHTLLPDYQNLDLAELQFQKSDDYWHKLEVALRFRARQQLNSLRGNEFGQDADGLVDGFEVRAALVARQQAVLVGWGLLQAPYYNYHYPRALKYALLGQRLASALVQAFDDEGWNRHPQATSPWNELTMSGYRNVTECQRAQYSNYLYDQPAEFHNATRLREIMADSSGLNVAFNAYLAWLEQQDNKPRPVLYKETLPELNFTNTQLFFLYFAQTRCWARSNPEALPFLDSMPLMQHTSERWDVNGPLSNSVEFGREFGCALGTQMNSGDKCLFY; encoded by the coding sequence ATGGGCCTGGAGATGCAAAAGTACATGAATCTCAGTGCCGATCCGTGTGTGGATTTCTTTGAGTTTGCCTGCGGCCACTGGGGTGGCTACCACAAGCGCCAGCAGCGTCAAGGGGCAGCCGGAGCACCACTCTCCACAGCCCAGCAGGTGGTGGAGGCTAAGATTGTggatcagctgcagcagctgctcactgccccactgccgccgcagcaCCACCCGAATCAGTTCAGTGGCGCCACAACGACCAATGTGCGGAAGGTGCGCTCCTTCTACGACTCGTGTGTGGCCGTGGAGGCGAATGCGGGCGAGCGACGTCGCTTCCTCATGAAGATCCTCAAGGACAACGGGGGACTGCGGAATGTGCCCAACACCAATTGGCAGCACAACCGCCACTGGCTGCAGACGCTCGCGGAGCTGCGCAGGAACTACGGACTGGACATATTGCTGGGCCTGGAGATCGATCTCAATCTGCAGCAGATGGGCGGCAATAGCATCTACCTGGGTGAGCCACGGCTGACCATCATACCGGAGGAGCACTGCAATGCGGCCGCCACCAAGGGTGCCCATGTGCGGGATCAGGTCTACGAGCAgatccagcagcaggtggcagACAATCTGAGAGATTGGCTGGGCATGGAAACGGGAGAGTCGGCACGCATTGCCGGCGACATTATCCGCTTCGAGTTTGAGCTGTGCAAGCACATGAGGGAGCAGCAGGTCCAGGAGGATCCTGCCCTTGCCTTGGCCAACACAAACGCCTATGGGGCTCGTTCGCGCATCGGACAGGATCGTTTGCATCGACAGAAGGCCAGCGGCATCACGCTCACGGATCTCACCACCGAAATGGGCGGCTTCTTCGACTTCAAGCTGTACGTGGAGGTGATCCTCGAGAGCCTCTACACGAGCAACGTCTATCTGCGGTCCCCGGAGTACATCAAGCATCTGGTGCGTACGGCCAGGGCCAACAATCGTTACACCATTGCCGGCTACATCATGTACGTGGCTCTGAATGAGCTCAACCAGCCGCCGGAGGAGCATCCGTCGCGGCGTGCCCGCCAGTGTGTGCAGGTGATGCAGCGCTTGTTCCCGCAGGTGCTGGGCGAGATGTATCAGCGGCAGGTGCAGCGTGACGACGCCAAGGATGATCTGCAGCAAGTGTTCAGTGACCTGGTGAAGGccttcgagcagcagctgcgtgtcGAGTGGCTGGACGAGAACGATCGGCGTGCGGCGCGGCTGAGATTGGCCCAATATCACACGCTGCTGCCGGACTACCAGAATCTGGATCTCGCCGAGCTGCAGTTCCAGAAGTCCGACGACTATTGGCACAAGCTGGAGGTGGCCCTGCGTTTTAGGGCTCGCCAGCAGCTGAATAGCCTGCGTGGCAATGAATTTGGCCAGGATGCCGACGGACTGGTGGATGGTTTCGAGGTGAGGGCCGCTCTGGTGGCACGCCAGCAGGCGGTGCTCGTGGGCTGGGGTCTGCTGCAGGCGCCGTACTACAACTACCATTATCCACGGGCCCTCAAGTATGCGCTGCTGGGCCAGCGGCTGGCCAGTGCCCTCGTGCAGGCCTTCGATGACGAGGGCTGGAATCGACATCCGCAGGCCACGTCCCCGTGGAACGAGCTGACAATGTCCGGCTATCGGAACGTCACCGAGTGCCAGCGTGCCCAGTACAGCAACTATTTGTACGATCAGCCAGCAGAGTTCCACAATGCCACGCGGCTCAGGGAGATTATGGCCGACAGCAGCGGCCTGAATGTGGCCTTCAATGCGTACCTCGCctggctggagcagcaggacaacAAGCCACGTCCCGTGCTCTACAAGGAGACCCTCCCGGAGCTGAACTTCACCAATACGCAGCTGTTCTTCCTCTACTTTGCCCAGACCCGCTGCTGGGCAAGATCTAACCCAGAGGCCCTGCCATTCCTCGACTCCATGCCCCTCATGCAGCACACGTCAGAGCGCTGGGATGTCAATGGGCCGCTGAGCAATTCCGTGGAGTTTGGACGCGAATTCGGATGTGCTCTGGGCACGCAAATGAACAGCGGGGACAAGTGTTTGTTTTACTGA
- the LOC117897532 gene encoding uncharacterized protein LOC117897532: MQPCILFVLFVGITITSSCGIPNAEQTKTLNGKDEQIKVPEVAAVDAGILEHKSQLNAASSNAQSTTIPTVDFVPENIVPLPTRSPTATTSNEKKKVPEVSTEDTILEHKSAQEDIHLFRMEPQSTPIPTVEKILPLPTRCPYPKLIMMPSTIVNTEQVKTPNGGNPKPKLKEVALESATHSAVPEKDKNIPDVVGNQSIECEPQPYSIGTRLSAQLLKILTRLG; this comes from the exons ATGCAGCCGTGT ATTTTAtttgtgctgtttgttggGATCACCATCACCAGTTCCTGTGGCATTCCAAATGCTGAGCAAACAAAGACTTTAAATGGAAAAGACGAGCAGATAAAAGTGCCAGAAGTCGCTGCAGTTGATGCTGGAATATTGGAACACAAATCTCAATTGAATGCAGCATCTTCCAATGCACAAAGTACAACCATTCCCACAGTGGACTTTGTGCCTGAAAACATTGTGCCTTTACCCACGCGCTCGCCAACTGCTACAACTTCTAATGAGAAGAAAAAGGTACCAGAAGTCTCTACAGAGGATACAATTCTGGAACATAAATCCGCACAGGAAGATATCCATCTCTTCCGAATGGAACCCCAAAGTACACCCATTCCAACAGTAGAAAAGATTCTACCTTTGCCCACTCGTTGTCCATATCCTAAGCTTATAATGATGCCCTCCACCATTGTAAATACTGAGCAAGTGAAGACTCCCAATGGAGGCAATCCAAAGCCAAAATTAAAAGAAGTTGCGCTAGAAAGTGCCACACATTCTGCAGTTCCAGAGAAGGATAAGAATATCCCAGATGTTGTGGGTAATCAATCGATCGAGTGTGAGCCACAGCCATATAGTATTGGAACTCGTTTGAGTGCTCAGCTTTTAAAAATACTCACAAGATTGGGCTAA
- the LOC117897536 gene encoding uncharacterized protein LOC117897536: MIRTTACLCLLLFCICLYIERYDGATVFYEFHIRENTGNREENGEPKDSSISNESKSRAEPEVIITGHHTSSVTLDGCVYKTDATYVVDEKGYHVQHNFSIGDLESDTRLSPKALKTTVG; the protein is encoded by the exons ATGATTCGAACCACTGCA TGTCTGTGCCTGTTATTATTTTGCATCTGTCTTTATATCGAACGGTATGATGGCGCCACAGTTTTCTACGAATTTCA CATTCGGGAAAACACTGGCAATCGTGAGGAAAATGGCGAGCCCAAAGATTCATCAATATCCAATGAAAGTAAGTCCCGTGCGGAACCCGAAGTAATCATCACAGGGCACCACACTTCCTCCGTGACTTTGGATGGCTGTGTGTACAAGACGGATGCCACTTATGTGGTGGACGAGAAAGGCTACCACGTCCAGCACAACTTCAGCATTGGGGACCTGGAGTCTGACACACGTCTAAGCCCAAAGGCACTCAAAACAACTGTCGGTTGA
- the LOC117897521 gene encoding ubiquitin carboxyl-terminal hydrolase 12, whose amino-acid sequence MGANVSQLEREIGSDLFPANEHYFGLVNFGNTCYSNSVLQALYFCKPFREKVLEYKAKNKRPKETLLSCLADLFYSIATQKKKVGSIAPKKFITRLRKEKEEFDNYMQQDAHEFLNFLINHINEIILAERNAGPTHGNGNGNGKTSGAGASTSQMATSTASKSSSTSNSNSNSNSTSNSTTTNGNSSNSTGSLNAAATTSVLDASGGLTATTTPLVQTNGANSEPTWVHEIFQGILTSETRCLNCETVSSKDENFFDLQVDVDQNTSITHCLRCFSNTETLCSDNKFKCDNCCSYQEAQKRMRVKKLPMILALHLKRFKYMEQFNRHIKVSHRVVFPLELRLFNTSDDAVNPDRLYDLTAVVIHCGSGPNRGHYISIVKSHGLWLLFDDDMVDKIEASTIEDFYGLTSDIHKSSETGYILFYQSRDCA is encoded by the coding sequence ATGGGCGCCAACGTCTCGCAGCTGGAGCGGGAGATCGGCTCGGATCTGTTTCCGGCCAACGAGCACTACTTCGGGCTGGTGAACTTTGGGAACACCTGCTACAGCAATTCGGTGCTGCAGGCCCTCTACTTTTGCAAGCCCTTCCGCGAGAAGGTGCTCGAGTACAAGGCGAAGAACAAGCGGCCCAAGGAGACGCTGCTCTCCTGCCTCGCGGATCTCTTCTACAGCATTGCCACGCAGAAGAAAAAGGTCGGCTCCATAGCCCCCAAGAAGTTCATCACGCGGCTgcgcaaggagaaggaggagttCGACAACTACATGCAGCAGGATGCCCATGAGTTTCTCAATTTTCTGATCAATCACATCAACGAGATCATCCTGGCCGAACGGAATGCGGGCCCCACgcatggcaatgggaatggcaatggaaagACGAGCGGAGCGGGTGCCAGCACCTCCCAAATGGCCACCAGCACGGCCAGCAAATCGAGCTCCACCTCAAACTCCAATTCCAACTCAAACTCGACCTCCAACTCGACGACGACCAatgggaacagcagcaactccacGGGCTCCCTGAATGCTGCGGCCACCACGAGTGTGCTGGATGCCAGCGGTGGTCTGACGGCCACCACCACGCCTCTGGTGCAGACGAACGGTGCCAATTCGGAGCCCACCTGGGTGCACGAGATCTTTCAGGGCATACTCACGTCGGAGACGCGTTGCCTCAACTGCGAGACGGTGAGCAGCAAGGATGAGAACTTCTTCGATCTGCAGGTGGATGTGGATCAGAACACCTCGATCACCCACTGTCTGCGGTGCTTCAGCAACACGGAGACCCTCTGCTCGGACAACAAGTTCAAGTGCGACAACTGCTGCAGCTACCAGGAGGCCCAGAAGCGGATGCGCGTGAAGAAGCTGCCCATGATACTGGCCCTGCACCTTAAGCGATTCAAGTACATGGAGCAATTCAATCGCCACATCAAGGTCTCGCATCGCGTTGTCTTTCCGCTCGAGCTGCGGCTGTTCAACACCTCCGACGATGCCGTCAATCCGGATCGGCTGTACGATCTGACGGCCGTGGTCATACACTGCGGTTCGGGCCCAAATCGCGGACACTACATCAGCATTGTGAAGAGTCACggcctgtggctgctcttcGATGATGATATGGTCGATAAGATTGAGGCCTCCACCATCGAGGACTTTTATGGCCTCACCTCGGACATACACAAATCCTCGGAGACGGGTTACATACTATTTTATCAGTCAAGGGACTGCGCCTAG